In Natrinema amylolyticum, the following are encoded in one genomic region:
- the gltB gene encoding glutamate synthase large subunit has protein sequence MSQPHIASSAERSEGLADPADARSNCGVGVVMDLDGDGGHDIVADGLELLENLEHRGTTGAEKNTGDGAGIMLQTPDSFFESVLDASLPETYAVGSLFLPQDSAARAELFDLVEETFDTYDLDVLEWRDVPTNNDGLGQTAVDSEPDVWQVVVTPEDDISGDDFDRRLYVARRALENAVEDAAIENKERFYVVSLDSKTVVYKGLLKGVQVPAYYPDLTDERMESTFVMVHERFSTNTLGAWHLAHPYRNIIHNGEFNTIQGNINWMRARETDIESDVLADLEAVKPIIDDPEQSDTASVDNALELLMQDGRDLEHALRMLVPEAWRGDDAMDEDRRDWYDFHASLVEPWDGPALVAATDGERVGAVLDRNGLRPCRYDVTTDNQLIMASEAGALETDPADIEERGRLQPGQLFLADPNEGRVIPDEEVFDDLTDDRYGEWVDQEQVHLDDIQTTNDRSPQGAVDGLRDYQAAFGYTHDELENLIEPMTQKGKDPVGSMGDDTPLSVLTDFNRPLFSYFKQLFAQVTNPPLDYIREELVTSMESRLGFQRNLLDESPEHARQLVLDSPILTDAELESVRDCSANDITAATIDITYEPEHDELGTDLEAAVERVREDAVEAIEAGNDVIVLSDRAVDEDRVAIPSLLATGGVHHHLVRNGLRNHVGLVVESADPRTVHHFATLVGYGAGAVNPYLAYQTIEDITAGPDGADTEVAIDAYVGAVEDGLLKIMAKMGISTVESYQGAQIFEAVGLESDLVAEYFEGTENRTEGIGLAEIEEDLRERHATAFDGDGEDADLDRHGEFEHRSDGIHHQWNPDTVGALQQAVRSNDYERYGEFAEKINDQQQNLQTLRGLLEFDSDRDSIPVEDVEPIKDIVQRFSTAAMSLGSLSPEAHENNSIAMNRIGGKSNSGEGGEPPERFNTERECNVKQVASGRFGVTSTYLSNADELQIKMAQGSKPGEGGHLPGSKVNEMIAHVRKSTPGVGLISPPPLHDIYSIEDLKQLIFDLKAANEEADINVKLVSEAGIGTVAAGVAKANADVVHISGHDGGTGASPKTSIKSAGLPWELGLAEANQMLCATGLRDRIRVSADGGMKTGRDVAVAALLGAEEYIFGTASLVTGGCVMARQCHKNTCPVGVATQREDLRKRFPGEPEHVINYMTFIAQELREIMAELGFETIDEMIGRVDALEQRTDVDHPKARNVDLSEVLADPGSDVRRKIREQDHELEDQLDRDLIEAAADAIEDQEPVSLETEVTNVDRTVGAMLSNRITDRYGEPGLPEDTITVDLEGTAGQSFGAFLASGVSMHLDGSANDYVGKGLSGGKLTIRTPETAAYDPTENVSIGNVALYGATDGQMYVNGVAGERFAVRNSGAKAVVEGVGDHGCEYMTGGVVAVLGETGKNFAAGMSGGVAYVYDPDGEFEAKANTGMVSLHDDLEEKDERMLRRLVENHVAYTGSERGQLLLENWERALEAFVKVMPEAYYEAITEQGSDDVRNELPGSPEAAAEAESTSFAASDD, from the coding sequence ATGTCACAGCCACATATAGCGTCATCCGCCGAGCGTTCGGAGGGGCTCGCCGACCCCGCGGACGCGCGGTCGAACTGTGGCGTCGGTGTCGTCATGGACCTCGATGGGGATGGGGGCCACGACATCGTCGCCGACGGACTCGAACTACTCGAAAATCTCGAACATCGCGGGACGACTGGCGCAGAGAAGAACACCGGCGACGGGGCCGGCATTATGCTCCAGACGCCCGATTCGTTCTTCGAGAGCGTTCTCGACGCTTCCCTCCCCGAGACCTACGCTGTCGGCTCGCTCTTTCTCCCACAGGACAGCGCGGCACGTGCGGAACTCTTCGATCTCGTCGAGGAGACGTTCGACACCTACGATCTCGACGTCCTCGAGTGGCGGGACGTTCCGACGAACAACGACGGTCTCGGTCAGACGGCCGTTGACTCCGAACCGGACGTCTGGCAGGTCGTCGTCACGCCCGAGGACGATATCTCCGGCGACGACTTCGATCGCCGCCTCTACGTCGCCCGACGCGCCCTCGAGAACGCCGTCGAAGACGCGGCTATCGAGAACAAGGAGCGCTTCTACGTCGTCTCTCTGGACTCGAAGACGGTCGTCTACAAGGGGCTGTTGAAGGGCGTTCAGGTTCCCGCGTACTATCCCGATCTCACCGACGAGCGGATGGAGTCGACGTTCGTGATGGTCCACGAACGGTTCTCGACCAACACGCTCGGCGCCTGGCACCTCGCCCATCCATACCGGAACATCATCCACAACGGCGAGTTCAACACCATTCAGGGCAACATCAACTGGATGCGAGCCCGCGAGACCGACATCGAGAGCGACGTCTTAGCGGACCTCGAGGCGGTCAAGCCGATCATCGACGATCCCGAACAGTCCGACACGGCGAGCGTCGACAACGCCCTCGAACTGCTGATGCAGGATGGCCGCGACCTCGAGCACGCCCTGCGGATGCTCGTCCCCGAGGCCTGGCGCGGCGACGACGCGATGGACGAGGACCGCCGAGACTGGTACGACTTCCACGCCTCGCTCGTCGAGCCGTGGGACGGTCCCGCCCTCGTCGCGGCGACCGACGGCGAACGCGTCGGCGCAGTACTGGACCGCAACGGCCTGCGTCCCTGCCGGTACGACGTGACGACGGACAATCAGCTGATCATGGCCAGCGAGGCCGGCGCGCTCGAGACCGACCCCGCGGACATCGAGGAGCGCGGTCGCCTCCAGCCCGGCCAGCTCTTCCTCGCCGATCCCAACGAGGGGCGGGTCATTCCCGACGAGGAAGTCTTCGACGACCTCACCGACGACCGCTACGGCGAGTGGGTCGACCAGGAGCAGGTCCACCTGGACGATATCCAGACGACGAACGACCGCTCGCCTCAAGGGGCAGTCGACGGGCTGCGCGACTATCAGGCCGCCTTCGGCTACACGCACGACGAACTCGAGAACCTGATCGAGCCGATGACCCAGAAGGGGAAAGACCCCGTCGGCTCGATGGGCGACGACACGCCGCTGTCGGTGCTGACCGACTTCAACCGGCCGCTGTTCTCCTACTTCAAGCAGCTGTTCGCACAGGTCACGAACCCGCCGCTGGACTACATCCGCGAGGAACTCGTCACCTCGATGGAGTCGCGACTGGGCTTCCAGCGCAACCTCCTCGACGAGTCGCCGGAGCACGCCCGCCAGCTCGTGCTTGACTCGCCGATCCTGACCGACGCCGAACTCGAGTCGGTCCGTGACTGCTCGGCCAACGACATCACGGCCGCGACGATCGATATCACCTACGAACCGGAACACGACGAACTCGGTACCGACCTCGAGGCGGCCGTCGAACGCGTCCGCGAGGACGCCGTCGAGGCCATCGAGGCGGGCAACGACGTCATCGTCCTCTCCGACCGAGCCGTCGACGAGGACCGGGTCGCGATCCCGAGCCTGCTCGCGACCGGCGGCGTCCACCACCACCTCGTGCGCAACGGGCTGCGCAACCACGTCGGACTCGTCGTCGAGTCCGCCGATCCGCGCACTGTCCACCACTTCGCGACGCTGGTCGGCTACGGTGCCGGCGCGGTCAACCCGTACCTCGCCTACCAGACGATCGAGGACATCACCGCCGGCCCCGATGGTGCCGACACCGAGGTCGCGATCGACGCCTACGTCGGCGCGGTCGAGGACGGCCTCCTGAAGATCATGGCCAAGATGGGGATCTCGACCGTCGAGAGCTACCAGGGCGCCCAGATCTTCGAGGCCGTCGGGCTCGAGAGCGATCTCGTCGCCGAGTACTTCGAGGGGACCGAGAACCGAACCGAAGGGATCGGCCTCGCCGAGATCGAGGAGGACCTCCGCGAGCGCCACGCGACCGCCTTCGACGGCGACGGCGAGGACGCCGACCTCGATCGTCACGGCGAGTTCGAACACCGCTCGGACGGGATCCACCACCAGTGGAACCCCGACACCGTCGGTGCGCTCCAGCAGGCCGTCCGCTCGAACGATTACGAGCGCTACGGCGAGTTCGCCGAAAAGATCAACGACCAGCAGCAGAACCTCCAGACGCTTCGGGGGCTGCTCGAGTTCGATTCGGATCGCGATTCGATCCCGGTCGAAGACGTCGAGCCGATCAAGGACATCGTCCAGCGGTTCTCGACCGCCGCGATGAGCCTCGGGAGTCTCTCGCCGGAGGCCCACGAGAACAACTCGATCGCGATGAACCGGATCGGTGGCAAATCTAACTCCGGCGAAGGTGGCGAACCGCCGGAGCGGTTCAACACTGAACGCGAGTGCAACGTCAAGCAGGTCGCGTCGGGACGGTTCGGCGTCACCTCGACGTATCTCTCGAACGCCGACGAGCTGCAGATCAAGATGGCCCAGGGCTCCAAGCCCGGCGAGGGCGGCCACCTCCCCGGCTCGAAGGTCAACGAGATGATCGCCCACGTCCGCAAGTCCACGCCCGGCGTGGGGCTGATCTCACCGCCGCCGCTGCACGACATCTACTCGATCGAGGACCTCAAGCAGCTGATCTTCGACCTCAAGGCCGCGAACGAGGAGGCCGACATCAACGTCAAACTCGTCTCCGAGGCCGGCATCGGCACGGTCGCCGCCGGCGTCGCGAAGGCCAACGCTGACGTGGTCCACATTTCGGGCCACGACGGCGGCACCGGCGCATCGCCCAAGACCTCGATCAAGAGCGCCGGGCTCCCCTGGGAGCTCGGTCTCGCCGAGGCCAACCAGATGCTCTGTGCGACCGGCCTCCGCGACCGTATCCGCGTCTCGGCCGACGGCGGGATGAAGACCGGCCGCGATGTCGCCGTCGCCGCCCTGCTGGGCGCCGAGGAGTACATCTTCGGGACCGCCTCGCTCGTCACCGGCGGCTGCGTGATGGCCCGGCAGTGTCACAAGAACACCTGCCCGGTCGGCGTCGCCACCCAGCGCGAGGACCTGCGCAAGCGGTTCCCCGGCGAGCCCGAACACGTCATCAACTACATGACCTTCATCGCGCAGGAACTGCGCGAGATCATGGCCGAACTCGGCTTCGAGACCATAGACGAGATGATCGGCCGAGTCGACGCACTCGAGCAGCGAACCGACGTTGACCACCCGAAGGCCCGCAACGTCGACCTCTCCGAAGTCCTCGCGGACCCCGGCAGCGACGTCCGCCGCAAGATCCGCGAGCAGGACCACGAACTCGAGGACCAGCTCGACCGCGACCTCATCGAGGCCGCGGCCGACGCGATCGAGGACCAGGAACCGGTCAGCCTCGAGACCGAGGTCACCAACGTCGACCGCACCGTCGGTGCGATGCTCTCGAACCGCATCACTGACCGCTACGGCGAGCCCGGCCTCCCCGAGGACACCATTACCGTGGACCTCGAGGGGACCGCGGGCCAGAGCTTCGGTGCGTTCCTGGCGAGCGGGGTCTCGATGCATCTCGACGGCAGCGCGAACGACTACGTCGGCAAGGGACTCTCCGGCGGCAAACTCACGATCCGGACGCCCGAGACCGCGGCCTACGACCCGACCGAGAACGTCTCGATCGGCAACGTCGCCCTCTACGGCGCGACCGACGGTCAGATGTACGTCAACGGCGTCGCCGGCGAGCGATTCGCCGTCCGTAACTCCGGTGCCAAGGCCGTCGTCGAAGGCGTCGGCGACCACGGCTGCGAGTACATGACCGGCGGCGTCGTCGCCGTCCTCGGCGAGACCGGGAAGAACTTCGCGGCCGGCATGTCCGGCGGCGTCGCCTACGTCTACGATCCCGACGGCGAGTTCGAGGCCAAGGCCAACACCGGCATGGTCTCGCTCCACGACGACTTAGAGGAGAAAGACGAGCGGATGCTCCGCCGACTCGTCGAGAATCACGTCGCCTACACCGGCTCCGAGCGCGGGCAACTGCTGCTCGAGAACTGGGAGCGCGCGCTCGAGGCCTTCGTGAAGGTCATGCCCGAGGCCTACTACGAGGCGATCACCGAGCAGGGCAGCGACGACGTCCGCAACGAACTGCCCGGCTCGCCCGAGGCAGCGGCCGAGGCCGAATCGACCAGTTTCGCTGCGAGCGACGACTGA
- the proS gene encoding proline--tRNA ligase, producing MSDESQELGITESKSHKPGEWYAEVVQKANIADYAPMGGFIVTKPRGYALWEAIQDSLDGWFKETGVDNVYFPMFIPESFLEREKDIVEGFDPEVAWVTQGGHEELEERLAVRPTSESIIAPFMADWTRSHRDLPMRLNQWCSVVRWEATETKPFFRTKEFMWQEGHTAHASNEGAWEEVWTRLGQYERVYEDVLAIPVLRGKKPEHDKFPGADTTTTVEALMPDGKSVQGATSHNLGQSFAEAFDITFADEDEEEQTAYTTSWGLSWRALGALIMTHSDDQGLVLPPTVAPTQVVIVPIWQADTKEDVLEYSEEIAEDLEDAGVRVELDDRDGRNPGFKFNEHELNGIPLRLEIGPHEVDDGEVTLVHRPDNEESVEDRDEIVERVDEHLDEIFDKLYEAAEENLDENVREAHSPEEILGTIGKHGGYVKTPWCGDEACEEVIKEKIAAEIVMQPLSDEGGSSAGEVLEPDRDECGVCGDPADEIAYFAKSY from the coding sequence ATGAGCGACGAGAGTCAAGAACTCGGCATCACCGAGTCCAAATCGCACAAACCCGGCGAGTGGTACGCCGAGGTCGTCCAGAAGGCCAATATCGCCGACTACGCGCCGATGGGCGGGTTCATCGTCACGAAACCGCGCGGCTATGCCCTCTGGGAGGCCATTCAGGATTCGCTGGACGGCTGGTTCAAGGAGACCGGCGTCGACAACGTCTACTTCCCGATGTTCATCCCCGAGAGCTTCCTCGAGCGGGAGAAGGACATCGTCGAAGGGTTCGATCCGGAGGTCGCGTGGGTGACCCAGGGCGGCCACGAGGAACTCGAGGAGCGACTGGCCGTCCGGCCGACCAGCGAGTCGATCATCGCGCCCTTCATGGCCGACTGGACCCGCAGCCACCGCGACCTGCCGATGCGGCTCAACCAGTGGTGTTCGGTCGTGCGGTGGGAGGCCACGGAGACGAAGCCCTTCTTCCGGACGAAGGAGTTCATGTGGCAGGAAGGCCACACCGCCCACGCGAGTAACGAAGGCGCGTGGGAGGAGGTCTGGACCCGCCTCGGCCAGTACGAGCGCGTCTACGAGGACGTGCTGGCGATTCCGGTCCTGCGCGGCAAGAAGCCCGAACACGACAAGTTCCCCGGCGCGGACACGACGACGACGGTCGAGGCGCTGATGCCCGACGGCAAGTCCGTGCAGGGCGCGACCAGCCACAACCTCGGCCAGAGCTTCGCCGAGGCCTTCGACATCACCTTCGCCGACGAAGACGAAGAGGAACAGACGGCCTACACCACCTCGTGGGGTCTCTCCTGGCGCGCGCTGGGCGCGCTCATCATGACCCACTCCGACGACCAGGGGCTCGTGCTCCCGCCGACGGTCGCGCCCACGCAGGTCGTCATCGTCCCCATCTGGCAGGCGGACACCAAGGAGGACGTCCTCGAGTACTCCGAGGAGATCGCCGAGGACCTCGAGGACGCCGGCGTCCGCGTCGAACTCGACGACCGCGACGGGCGCAACCCCGGCTTCAAGTTCAACGAACACGAACTCAACGGGATCCCGCTGCGACTCGAGATCGGTCCTCACGAGGTCGACGACGGCGAGGTCACGCTGGTCCACCGGCCGGACAACGAGGAGTCCGTCGAGGACCGCGACGAGATCGTCGAGCGCGTCGACGAGCATCTGGACGAGATCTTCGACAAGCTCTACGAGGCAGCCGAGGAGAACTTAGACGAGAACGTCCGCGAGGCCCACAGCCCCGAGGAGATCCTCGGAACGATCGGCAAACACGGCGGCTACGTGAAGACGCCGTGGTGCGGTGACGAGGCCTGCGAGGAGGTCATCAAAGAGAAGATCGCGGCCGAGATCGTCATGCAGCCCCTGTCCGACGAGGGCGGCTCGTCGGCCGGCGAAGTCCTCGAACCCGATCGCGACGAATGCGGAGTCTGCGGCGATCCGGCTGACGAGATCGCGTACTTCGCGAAGTCGTACTGA
- a CDS encoding YihY/virulence factor BrkB family protein, with the protein MSTVGSVVALARDRNLTFLAAGIAYYAFVSTIPLLLLAVTIASFVGGQALADRVASMLSQQLSSSGQQMVSQALTNPSGRAAASVIGFLGVVWSALKLFRGLDQAFDEIYADEVDASLLGQIWDGIVVVVGIALSVALVVAVGAALSILNLQIPFVNVIGTLVLIVVLTVAFLPIYYVLPPMDVSLRGVLPGTIVAAVGWVVLQIGFRIYAANAGRYAAYGVIGAVLLFVTWLYFGSIVILLGAAVNAVRRGATTDTA; encoded by the coding sequence ATGTCGACCGTGGGGTCCGTCGTCGCGCTCGCGAGGGATCGGAATCTGACGTTTCTGGCGGCGGGAATCGCCTACTACGCGTTCGTCTCGACGATACCGCTGCTACTGCTCGCCGTGACGATCGCGTCGTTCGTCGGAGGGCAGGCGCTGGCCGATCGCGTGGCCAGCATGCTCAGCCAGCAACTCTCGTCCTCGGGACAGCAGATGGTGTCGCAGGCGCTCACCAACCCGTCGGGTCGGGCGGCCGCGTCCGTGATCGGGTTTCTCGGGGTGGTGTGGAGCGCGCTGAAACTCTTTCGCGGCCTCGATCAGGCGTTCGATGAGATCTACGCGGACGAGGTCGACGCGTCGCTGCTGGGACAGATCTGGGACGGCATCGTCGTCGTCGTCGGAATCGCCCTCTCTGTCGCGCTCGTCGTCGCCGTCGGCGCTGCGCTCTCGATACTGAACTTGCAGATACCGTTCGTCAACGTGATCGGAACGCTCGTGTTGATCGTCGTCCTGACGGTCGCGTTCCTGCCGATATACTACGTGCTGCCGCCGATGGACGTCTCGCTGCGGGGCGTGCTTCCGGGAACGATCGTCGCCGCGGTCGGCTGGGTCGTTCTGCAGATCGGGTTCCGGATCTACGCGGCCAACGCCGGCCGTTATGCGGCGTACGGCGTGATCGGGGCTGTCCTGCTGTTCGTCACGTGGCTGTACTTCGGCAGCATCGTGATACTGCTGGGCGCAGCGGTGAACGCCGTCCGTCGGGGGGCGACGACGGACACGGCGTAG
- a CDS encoding quinone oxidoreductase family protein — MKAIEVSEYGDSDALEVVDADRPEPNAGEVRIEIEAAGINFADIMQRKGQYPGGPEAPYVPGMEAAGTVDAVGEGVDDLSEGDRVVGMLDGGGYAEYVTAAADLLFPVPEAMSFDEAAGFPVQFLTAHACLFEWGGLEEGESVLIQAAAGGVGTAAVQLASNAGAEVFGTASTQEKLDLAAELGCDHPINYTETDFREVVDEETDGEGVDLVLESVGDDVFERSLDAMAHFGRMVTYGVASGVPAEVSNRRLLFENKTVKGFHLGQATFRDPSRIMTAVPELTDGFASGDLEVILGESFALEDAAEAHQYIEDRKSSGKVVLKP, encoded by the coding sequence ATGAAAGCGATCGAAGTCTCCGAATACGGTGACAGCGACGCCCTCGAGGTCGTCGACGCCGATCGACCGGAGCCGAACGCGGGAGAGGTCCGTATCGAGATCGAAGCGGCTGGGATCAATTTCGCGGACATTATGCAACGGAAGGGGCAGTACCCGGGCGGTCCCGAAGCGCCGTACGTCCCCGGCATGGAAGCCGCTGGAACGGTCGATGCGGTCGGTGAGGGCGTGGACGATCTGTCGGAAGGCGACCGCGTCGTCGGCATGCTCGACGGCGGCGGCTACGCGGAGTACGTCACCGCCGCCGCGGACCTGCTCTTTCCGGTCCCCGAGGCGATGAGCTTCGACGAGGCCGCCGGCTTCCCCGTCCAGTTTCTGACCGCCCACGCCTGTCTCTTCGAGTGGGGCGGCCTCGAGGAAGGCGAGTCCGTCCTCATCCAGGCCGCGGCCGGCGGAGTCGGTACCGCGGCCGTCCAGTTGGCGTCCAACGCCGGCGCGGAGGTCTTCGGCACCGCGAGCACGCAGGAGAAACTCGACCTCGCGGCCGAGTTGGGCTGTGACCATCCGATCAACTACACCGAGACGGACTTCCGAGAGGTCGTCGACGAGGAGACCGACGGCGAGGGCGTCGACCTCGTCTTAGAGAGCGTCGGCGACGACGTCTTCGAGCGCAGCCTCGACGCGATGGCCCACTTCGGCCGCATGGTGACCTACGGTGTCGCCAGCGGGGTCCCAGCCGAGGTCAGCAACCGGCGACTGCTCTTCGAGAATAAGACCGTCAAGGGGTTCCACCTCGGGCAGGCCACGTTCCGCGATCCGAGCCGAATCATGACGGCCGTCCCCGAGCTGACCGACGGGTTCGCCAGCGGCGATCTCGAGGTCATCCTGGGCGAGTCGTTCGCGCTCGAGGACGCGGCCGAGGCTCACCAGTACATCGAGGACCGGAAGAGTTCCGGGAAGGTCGTCCTGAAGCCCTGA
- a CDS encoding 8-oxo-dGTP diphosphatase, which produces MTETTLCFPLRDAESDADPDREVLLIEKRRGLGEGWYNGPGGKCEPGETPRECAVRETEEEVGLEVRDLEKAGELTFLLDGEDHTVCHVYRTRSFAGEPTATEEAYPEWVPVDDVPYDRMWDDDHLWLPGVLEGKTVAGEFRFEGGEPLDEAEFVAHNLEWGVSLEAAGGE; this is translated from the coding sequence ATGACCGAGACGACGCTGTGTTTTCCGCTTCGGGACGCCGAGAGCGATGCCGACCCCGATCGCGAGGTGCTCCTCATCGAGAAACGCCGCGGGCTCGGCGAGGGCTGGTACAACGGCCCCGGCGGCAAGTGCGAACCCGGCGAGACGCCCCGAGAGTGCGCCGTCCGCGAAACCGAGGAAGAGGTCGGCCTCGAGGTCCGAGACCTCGAGAAGGCGGGCGAACTCACCTTTCTCCTCGACGGCGAGGACCACACCGTCTGTCACGTCTACCGCACGCGCTCGTTCGCCGGCGAGCCGACCGCGACCGAGGAGGCCTATCCGGAGTGGGTGCCCGTCGATGACGTGCCCTACGACCGGATGTGGGACGACGATCACCTGTGGCTGCCCGGCGTGCTCGAGGGGAAAACGGTCGCCGGGGAGTTCCGGTTCGAGGGCGGCGAGCCGTTAGACGAGGCCGAGTTCGTCGCTCACAACCTCGAGTGGGGCGTGTCGCTCGAGGCCGCTGGTGGCGAGTAA
- the speB gene encoding agmatinase — protein sequence MFPGATDEREGPDTRGRESDRGGANFVVVGAPLDATTTFQPGTRFGPRRIRSFAEPFDDYDHRTDRYFSELGVFDRGDVRAWNDVSAYLEYLTSALREAVWNDAVPLTLGGEHTVSLAGARAVKPDVFVCLDAHLDLYDEYDGTSLSHAAVTRRIVDDVESVEEAIVLGARTGSEPEWERAADDDVTVVPPEAVGEWTPDDRLEDREVYLSVDIDAADPGYAPGTGTMEPFGLEPRELRDVVRTVAPHAGGFDVVEVNDRDDGQAAALAAKLVREFVFSHADG from the coding sequence ATGTTTCCCGGGGCGACCGACGAACGCGAGGGACCTGACACGCGAGGGCGCGAGTCCGACCGTGGCGGCGCGAACTTCGTGGTCGTCGGTGCGCCCCTGGACGCAACGACGACCTTTCAACCGGGGACTCGCTTCGGTCCCCGTCGGATTCGATCTTTTGCGGAACCGTTCGACGATTACGATCACCGGACGGACCGGTACTTCTCGGAACTGGGCGTCTTCGACCGCGGCGACGTTCGGGCGTGGAACGACGTTTCGGCGTATCTCGAGTATCTGACGAGCGCGCTCCGCGAGGCCGTCTGGAACGACGCCGTTCCCCTGACGCTGGGCGGCGAACACACCGTCTCCCTCGCGGGGGCACGCGCAGTGAAGCCTGACGTGTTCGTCTGCCTCGACGCCCACCTCGATCTGTACGACGAATACGACGGCACCTCGCTCTCTCACGCCGCCGTCACGCGGCGGATCGTCGACGACGTCGAGTCCGTCGAGGAAGCGATCGTTCTCGGCGCTCGTACCGGCAGCGAACCCGAGTGGGAGCGCGCGGCCGACGACGACGTGACCGTCGTCCCGCCCGAAGCCGTGGGAGAGTGGACGCCCGATGATCGGCTCGAGGACCGCGAGGTCTACCTGAGCGTCGACATCGACGCCGCCGACCCCGGCTACGCGCCCGGGACCGGAACGATGGAGCCGTTCGGCCTCGAGCCCCGCGAACTCCGCGACGTCGTCCGAACCGTCGCACCCCACGCGGGCGGGTTCGACGTGGTCGAAGTCAACGACCGCGACGACGGGCAAGCAGCGGCGCTGGCCGCGAAACTGGTTCGGGAGTTCGTCTTCTCACACGCCGACGGGTGA
- a CDS encoding translation initiation factor IF-5A: MAKQQTEVRELQEGSYVMIDDTPCKINSYSTAKPGKHGSAKARVEAEGVFDGKKRSLSQPVDAKIWVPIIERKNGQVVSVDGDDMQIMDLETYETITMRIPDDVDVSPDENIEYLEMEDQRKIV, from the coding sequence ATGGCGAAACAGCAGACCGAAGTTCGCGAACTCCAGGAGGGAAGCTACGTCATGATCGACGACACGCCGTGTAAGATCAACTCCTACTCGACGGCGAAGCCGGGCAAACACGGCAGTGCCAAGGCTCGCGTCGAGGCCGAGGGCGTCTTCGACGGCAAGAAGCGCTCGCTCTCCCAGCCCGTCGACGCGAAGATCTGGGTCCCAATCATCGAGCGGAAAAACGGACAGGTCGTCTCCGTCGACGGCGACGACATGCAGATCATGGACCTCGAGACCTACGAGACCATCACGATGCGCATCCCCGACGACGTCGATGTCTCCCCCGACGAGAACATCGAATACCTCGAGATGGAAGACCAGCGAAAGATCGTCTGA